The following proteins are co-located in the Microcystis wesenbergii NRERC-220 genome:
- a CDS encoding DUF3493 domain-containing protein, which yields MSKSPRLDPQKYARLKAEAANPYRGLRQFIYLGLGASGFIGAVVFLAQLAAARDVATALPNFALQIGVVALMIWLFRREKKAGG from the coding sequence ATGAGCAAATCCCCTCGACTCGATCCCCAAAAATACGCCCGCTTGAAAGCGGAGGCGGCCAATCCCTACCGAGGACTGCGGCAGTTTATCTATCTCGGTTTAGGTGCTTCTGGTTTTATTGGTGCGGTGGTTTTTCTGGCCCAATTAGCGGCAGCAAGGGACGTAGCCACCGCCTTACCCAATTTTGCCCTACAAATCGGGGTGGTGGCCCTGATGATTTGGTTATTTCGTCGGGAAAAAAAAGCTGGCGGTTGA
- a CDS encoding RNA recognition motif domain-containing protein — MSIFVGNLSYEISQEDLVDVFAEYGKVKRVHIPVDKETQRKRGFAFVEMESKAQEAAAIEALDGADWMGRSIKVNEAREREERAPFNGGGGDRKKRY; from the coding sequence ATGTCTATTTTTGTTGGTAATCTCTCTTACGAGATTTCCCAAGAAGATCTGGTCGATGTCTTTGCAGAGTACGGCAAGGTTAAGAGGGTTCATATTCCCGTTGACAAAGAGACACAGCGCAAACGCGGTTTCGCCTTCGTGGAAATGGAAAGTAAAGCCCAGGAAGCCGCCGCAATTGAGGCACTAGATGGTGCTGACTGGATGGGGCGATCAATTAAAGTTAACGAAGCCCGCGAGCGTGAAGAGCGCGCACCCTTCAATGGTGGTGGTGGTGACAGAAAAAAACGCTATTAA
- a CDS encoding glycogen/starch/alpha-glucan phosphorylase, with protein sequence METTYIADGREALQCPTLIEDDRTGMSPETLKRAFLDNLFYLQGVNRTNASPYNYYVALAYTVRDRLLRRFLKSTDTYKQEKVKLVCYFSAEFLMGRYLGNNLANLGIYDLIKETIEELGLDFEEIIEQEPDPGLGNGGLGRLAACFLDSLASLEIPAIGYGIRYEFGIFHQIIQNGWQVEIPDNWLRFGNPWELPRPDESVEVKLGGRTEIYHDDKGQERVQWLPERRILAIPHDTPVPGYKTNTVNALRLWKAEASESFNFEAFNAGLYDQSVAEKMDAETISKVLYPNDNTPAGRELRLAQQYFFVAASLQDLIRIHLKSHKNLQNFHETAAIQLNDTHPAIAIAELMRLLVDENGLEWSKAWTITQKTFAYTNHTLLPEALERWSAALLGKLLPRHLEIIYLINHFFLEDVRTWFPDNEELLGKLSIVEEAGWGNKQIRMANLACVGSHSINGVAALHTELLQKDTLKEFAMLWPEKFYNKTNGVTPRRWILLSNPQLSALFTEKIGDDWLKDLKELRKLEQYLDDPEFRQRWYEIKQANKADLAAYMLKTRNIEVDVNSIFDVQVKRIHEYKRQHLAVLHIIALYNRIKQNPHVDIVPRTFIFGGKAAPGYFMAKLIIKLTNAVAEIVNKDPDVRGRLKVVFLPNFNVSLGQRIYPSADLSEQISTAGKEASGTGNMKFAMNGSLTIGTLDGANIEIREEAGAENFFLFGLTAEEVYAKKAHGYEPMSYYKNNRELKGVIDRIKSGYFSHGDTELFRPIVDSLLYDDQYMLLADYQSYADCQEQVSQAYRDRDKWTRMSILNSVRMAKFSSDRTIWEYCQEIWKVNPVKISLED encoded by the coding sequence ATGGAGACAACCTATATAGCTGATGGGCGCGAAGCGCTTCAATGCCCCACTTTAATTGAAGATGATCGCACGGGCATGAGTCCCGAAACCCTAAAACGGGCTTTTCTGGACAATCTGTTTTATTTGCAAGGGGTTAACCGCACTAATGCTAGTCCCTACAATTACTATGTCGCCCTTGCCTACACCGTTCGCGATCGCCTGCTGCGTCGTTTTCTGAAATCCACCGACACCTACAAACAAGAAAAAGTTAAACTCGTCTGCTATTTCTCCGCCGAATTTCTCATGGGGCGGTATTTAGGTAATAATCTGGCTAATTTGGGTATTTATGACCTAATCAAAGAGACGATCGAGGAATTAGGTCTTGATTTTGAGGAAATTATCGAACAGGAACCGGATCCCGGCCTCGGCAACGGCGGTTTAGGGCGTTTAGCGGCTTGTTTCCTCGATTCCCTCGCTTCCCTAGAAATTCCCGCCATCGGTTACGGGATCCGCTACGAATTTGGCATTTTCCATCAAATCATCCAAAACGGTTGGCAGGTGGAAATCCCCGATAACTGGCTACGCTTCGGCAATCCTTGGGAATTACCCCGTCCCGATGAAAGTGTGGAAGTAAAACTGGGGGGCCGGACGGAAATCTATCACGATGATAAGGGACAGGAACGGGTCCAATGGCTGCCGGAACGTCGGATTTTAGCCATTCCCCACGATACCCCCGTCCCGGGGTACAAAACCAACACGGTTAATGCTTTGCGTCTCTGGAAAGCAGAAGCGAGTGAATCGTTTAATTTTGAGGCTTTTAACGCCGGGTTATACGATCAATCCGTGGCTGAAAAAATGGACGCAGAAACCATTTCTAAAGTCCTTTATCCCAACGATAACACCCCCGCCGGTCGAGAATTACGTCTCGCCCAACAATACTTTTTTGTGGCCGCTTCCCTGCAAGATTTAATTCGCATTCACCTAAAAAGCCACAAAAATCTGCAAAACTTCCACGAAACCGCCGCTATTCAACTGAACGACACTCACCCCGCCATTGCGATCGCTGAGTTAATGCGTTTGTTAGTGGATGAAAACGGCTTAGAATGGTCAAAAGCTTGGACAATTACCCAAAAAACCTTCGCTTATACCAATCATACCCTATTGCCAGAAGCCCTAGAACGTTGGTCAGCGGCTCTACTCGGCAAACTGCTGCCCCGACATCTAGAAATTATCTATCTGATCAATCACTTTTTCCTCGAGGATGTGCGGACTTGGTTTCCCGATAACGAGGAATTATTGGGCAAATTGTCGATAGTTGAAGAAGCTGGTTGGGGTAATAAACAAATTCGCATGGCTAATTTAGCCTGTGTGGGTAGTCACTCGATTAACGGAGTCGCTGCCTTACACACAGAGTTACTGCAAAAAGACACCCTGAAAGAGTTTGCCATGCTCTGGCCGGAAAAATTCTACAATAAAACCAATGGTGTCACCCCGCGCCGGTGGATTTTATTGAGCAATCCCCAATTATCGGCACTATTTACCGAAAAAATCGGCGATGATTGGTTAAAAGACCTGAAGGAATTGCGAAAACTGGAACAATACCTTGATGATCCTGAATTCCGTCAGCGTTGGTATGAAATTAAACAGGCGAATAAGGCCGATTTAGCGGCTTATATGCTGAAAACCCGCAATATCGAGGTGGATGTTAATTCGATTTTCGATGTGCAGGTAAAACGGATTCACGAATACAAACGCCAACATCTGGCAGTTCTGCACATTATCGCCCTTTATAATCGCATTAAACAGAACCCCCACGTCGATATCGTGCCGCGCACTTTTATCTTTGGTGGTAAGGCAGCCCCCGGTTACTTTATGGCGAAGTTAATTATTAAGTTAACTAATGCTGTAGCTGAAATTGTTAATAAGGATCCCGATGTCAGAGGTCGTTTAAAAGTGGTTTTCCTGCCTAACTTTAACGTTTCTTTGGGTCAGCGCATCTATCCTTCGGCGGATCTTTCCGAACAGATTTCCACGGCGGGTAAGGAGGCTTCCGGAACTGGTAACATGAAGTTTGCCATGAATGGCTCCCTCACCATCGGAACTCTGGACGGCGCTAATATCGAAATTCGCGAGGAAGCAGGGGCAGAAAATTTCTTCCTTTTTGGCTTGACAGCAGAAGAAGTTTATGCTAAGAAGGCCCACGGTTATGAACCGATGAGCTATTACAAAAATAATCGCGAATTGAAGGGAGTGATCGATCGAATTAAAAGTGGTTATTTTAGCCATGGTGACACGGAATTATTCAGGCCGATCGTTGATTCGCTCCTCTACGATGACCAGTATATGCTTTTAGCTGATTATCAATCCTACGCTGATTGTCAAGAACAGGTAAGTCAAGCTTATCGCGATCGGGACAAGTGGACGCGGATGTCGATTCTCAACTCGGTTCGTATGGCGAAATTCTCTAGCGATCGCACAATCTGGGAATATTGTCAAGAGATTTGGAAAGTTAATCCGGTCAAGATTAGTTTAGAAGACTAA
- a CDS encoding DUF1350 family protein: protein MTSKFKFIPLQFPWVAINPKPIGVVYFIGGAFFGAFPNLFYRYLLKQVFERGYTIIAIPYRFTFRHWNVSIEMVKDLIGLRKAIYEEAKFLGYEDNLDLYLEYPTAGNPNYFGMGHSLGCKYISLLEVLSDVENTELEKVLSGCVGKNQAEDIQKSLNNTDVHTVSLKNQPSLLLAPVIAGIDSAIPIAALAKLVQSLGLDVQPNVQETRCLISNSKLFRLLEIIAFAKDLQAKDTVAWFIKELSQQLLKPVVPLANRTHLAPLGWRNGDQELADNVIKSIQELRAKLISCYPQSQEKEEVLMKMISES, encoded by the coding sequence ATGACATCAAAATTTAAGTTTATTCCCCTACAATTTCCCTGGGTTGCTATCAATCCTAAACCGATTGGGGTTGTTTATTTTATCGGTGGTGCTTTCTTCGGCGCTTTTCCCAATCTGTTCTATCGTTATCTACTCAAACAAGTCTTTGAACGAGGCTATACTATTATTGCTATTCCCTATCGTTTTACTTTTCGTCATTGGAATGTTTCCATAGAAATGGTCAAAGATTTGATTGGATTGAGAAAGGCTATTTATGAAGAAGCTAAGTTTTTAGGCTATGAAGATAACCTTGATTTGTATTTAGAGTATCCCACTGCTGGTAATCCTAATTATTTTGGGATGGGCCATAGTTTAGGGTGTAAATATATCTCGCTTTTAGAGGTTTTAAGTGATGTGGAAAACACAGAACTAGAAAAGGTTTTGAGTGGTTGTGTCGGCAAAAATCAAGCCGAAGATATCCAAAAATCGCTGAATAATACCGATGTCCATACCGTATCTTTGAAAAATCAACCCTCGCTTTTACTGGCTCCTGTAATTGCTGGCATAGATAGTGCAATTCCCATAGCTGCTCTAGCTAAATTAGTGCAGAGTTTGGGTTTAGATGTACAGCCAAACGTGCAGGAAACCCGTTGTTTAATTAGCAATAGTAAGCTATTTCGACTCTTGGAAATTATCGCCTTTGCTAAGGATCTACAGGCTAAAGATACGGTAGCCTGGTTCATTAAAGAACTAAGTCAACAACTCTTAAAACCAGTAGTTCCCTTAGCCAATCGCACCCATCTAGCACCCCTTGGCTGGCGCAATGGCGACCAAGAATTAGCCGATAATGTGATTAAATCAATTCAGGAATTACGAGCTAAACTCATCTCCTGTTATCCCCAAAGTCAGGAAAAAGAGGAAGTCTTAATGAAGATGATTTCTGAAAGTTAA
- a CDS encoding nucleoside phosphorylase: MSNNLSHQKPYHLNFSSEDLGTVKPTITLLSGEPERSRYIAETYLQNARLLSDYRGLNSYLGYLDNSTPILLATSGMGAPSLSIVVNELIQVGIKTIIRIGTCGAIQNRIKIGDIIISQAALCRQGAANDIAPPEYPAVADPFLTVALVKSAQFLGVNYHVGITASVDSFYEGQERILSSANPYLQRHLEGITEEYRRLNILNYEMEAGTLFKMAGVYGFTAACICAVIAQRSEEEGISLESKQQAIEKAIQVAILTVSNLSLSSID, encoded by the coding sequence ATGTCCAATAACTTATCTCACCAAAAACCCTATCATCTCAACTTTAGCAGTGAGGATTTAGGCACAGTAAAACCGACTATCACCCTATTATCGGGGGAACCAGAACGCTCGCGCTATATTGCTGAAACTTATTTACAAAATGCACGTTTACTATCGGATTATCGCGGATTAAATAGTTATCTTGGCTACCTAGATAATTCTACCCCAATTCTTCTGGCTACCAGTGGCATGGGTGCGCCATCTTTGAGTATTGTAGTTAATGAATTAATACAGGTGGGAATTAAAACTATTATTCGTATTGGTACTTGTGGCGCAATTCAAAATAGAATAAAAATTGGTGATATTATTATCTCGCAAGCGGCTTTATGTAGGCAAGGTGCAGCTAATGATATTGCTCCTCCGGAATATCCCGCAGTGGCGGATCCTTTTTTGACAGTTGCTCTAGTCAAATCGGCTCAATTTTTGGGAGTAAATTATCATGTAGGTATTACCGCTTCTGTGGATAGTTTTTATGAAGGACAGGAAAGAATCCTGTCTTCTGCTAACCCTTATCTTCAGCGTCATTTAGAGGGAATTACGGAAGAATATCGACGTTTAAATATTCTCAATTATGAAATGGAAGCGGGAACTTTATTTAAAATGGCGGGGGTTTATGGATTTACTGCCGCTTGTATTTGTGCTGTGATTGCCCAAAGAAGCGAAGAGGAAGGGATTAGTTTAGAAAGCAAACAACAAGCCATTGAAAAAGCGATTCAGGTGGCAATATTGACCGTTAGCAACCTCTCCCTATCCTCAATTGATTAA
- a CDS encoding RloB family protein, whose product MGKNRNTSDYLRRQIKTRETRKRFLIVCEGEKTEVNYFKAFTVPNKIEFMVKGEGKNSLSLVNKAIKMIDNLKKDDSFDQIWCVFDKDNCSKEQFNQAEGLAKQKNIKIAYSNEAFEIWFILHFQYLDIATSRSEYPKILNTQMKKCKLLNEKEQYAKNREDMYEKLKPYQTTAITNAAKLIQDRDEAKKHPFDANPSTTVQELVQELNINSRP is encoded by the coding sequence ATGGGTAAAAATAGGAATACTTCCGATTATTTGCGTCGCCAAATTAAGACTAGAGAAACAAGAAAAAGATTTTTAATTGTTTGCGAGGGAGAAAAAACTGAAGTTAACTATTTTAAGGCTTTTACTGTTCCTAATAAAATTGAATTTATGGTGAAAGGTGAAGGTAAAAATAGCTTGAGTTTAGTCAACAAAGCTATTAAGATGATAGATAATCTAAAAAAAGATGACTCATTTGATCAAATCTGGTGCGTTTTTGATAAAGATAACTGTTCTAAAGAGCAATTTAATCAAGCGGAAGGACTGGCTAAACAAAAAAATATCAAGATTGCCTATTCTAATGAAGCTTTTGAAATTTGGTTTATTTTACACTTTCAATATCTGGATATTGCCACATCCCGAAGTGAATACCCAAAAATTTTAAATACTCAGATGAAAAAGTGTAAATTATTAAACGAAAAAGAACAATATGCAAAAAATCGAGAGGATATGTACGAAAAATTAAAGCCATACCAGACAACAGCAATCACTAATGCAGCAAAACTTATTCAAGATAGAGATGAAGCAAAAAAACATCCTTTTGATGCCAATCCCTCAACCACAGTACAGGAATTAGTGCAAGAACTTAACATCAATAGTCGTCCTTAA
- a CDS encoding AAA family ATPase produces the protein MLIGFSVGNYRSFKDVVTLSMVAAEDACGNDELDKNNVFKVNQQISLLKSAAIYGANASGKSNLILAFNFMRRFVMNSAKLQITDKIDVEHFRLSTETVDKPSFFEIVFQLKNKTYRYGFEVTQKRVVSEWLFCTPRSRETKIFNRQDDKIEYSKNIEQGNILRGLTKKNTLFLSLAAQFNNSLAVEIVSWFSHLGVVSGLNVELLKEITLEYLSDRQDLIYDVTKLIKKLDLSIDNLNLETETRKISLDSFPQDLQDVVRNIISDSSGEIKSATIKTYHPKYDSTGKMIELEIFDMDNHESDGTKKILALSAPILDTLQRGEVLVIDELDARLHPLMTRSIIELFNSQKTNPKNAQLIFTTHDINLLSHKFLRRDQIWFTEKNHQGATDLYSLVEFADINNNNTFEKDYIQGRYGAIPFIGNLSTIIGN, from the coding sequence ATGCTCATCGGATTTAGTGTCGGCAATTATCGCTCTTTTAAAGATGTAGTCACTCTCAGCATGGTAGCTGCGGAGGATGCCTGTGGTAATGATGAGCTTGATAAAAATAATGTTTTTAAGGTTAATCAACAAATTAGTTTACTGAAAAGTGCCGCTATTTATGGAGCAAATGCCAGTGGTAAGAGTAATTTAATTCTGGCATTCAATTTTATGCGACGGTTTGTCATGAATTCTGCAAAATTACAAATCACTGACAAAATAGATGTGGAACACTTTAGATTAAGTACCGAAACTGTTGATAAACCATCCTTTTTTGAAATAGTTTTTCAGCTAAAAAATAAAACTTATAGATATGGATTTGAAGTAACTCAAAAGCGAGTAGTTTCCGAATGGTTATTTTGTACGCCCAGAAGTCGTGAAACTAAAATTTTTAATCGGCAAGACGATAAAATAGAATATAGCAAAAATATTGAACAAGGTAATATACTAAGAGGATTGACCAAAAAAAATACTCTGTTTTTATCACTAGCGGCTCAATTTAATAATTCTCTAGCGGTGGAAATTGTCTCTTGGTTTAGTCACTTAGGTGTTGTGTCTGGGTTAAATGTGGAATTATTAAAAGAGATTACGCTTGAGTATCTTTCTGATAGACAAGATTTGATTTATGATGTGACTAAGTTAATTAAAAAATTAGATTTAAGTATTGACAATCTCAACCTAGAAACAGAAACGAGAAAAATTTCCTTAGATAGTTTCCCGCAAGATTTACAGGATGTTGTCAGAAATATCATCAGTGACTCTAGCGGTGAAATAAAGTCCGCTACCATAAAAACCTATCATCCAAAGTATGACTCAACAGGTAAAATGATTGAGTTAGAAATTTTTGATATGGACAATCATGAATCTGATGGAACTAAAAAGATTTTGGCTCTGTCAGCACCGATTTTAGACACTTTGCAAAGAGGGGAAGTTTTAGTAATTGATGAATTGGATGCCAGACTTCATCCTTTAATGACTAGAAGTATAATCGAATTATTTAATTCTCAGAAAACTAATCCCAAAAATGCTCAACTTATTTTTACTACTCACGATATTAATTTACTTAGTCATAAATTTTTAAGGAGGGATCAAATTTGGTTTACCGAAAAAAATCATCAAGGAGCAACAGATTTATATTCTTTGGTGGAATTTGCTGATATTAATAATAATAATACCTTTGAAAAAGATTATATTCAAGGTCGTTATGGAGCAATACCTTTTATTGGTAATTTAAGTACAATTATTGGTAATTAG
- a CDS encoding ferredoxin:protochlorophyllide reductase (ATP-dependent) subunit N: MTAIQEPSALQFDCETGNYHTFCPISCVAWLYQKIEDSFFLVIGTKTCGYFLQNAMGVMIFAEPRYAMAELEEGDISAQLKDYEELKRLCLQIKRDRNPSVIVFIGTCTTEIIKMDLEGLAPKLESEIGIPIVTARANGLDYAFTQGEDTVLAAMVHKCPEKVKHENDKEERNAIQKLLTFGRKKEEIKQEESEYQDHTPLVLFGSVPDPIVTNLTLELKKQGVKIDGWLPAKRFTELPVIEEGYYVAGVNPFLSRTATTLMRRRKCKLIGAPFPIGPDGTRAWIEKICSVLGVQPQGLEEREAKIWESLEDYLQLVRGKSVFFMGDNLLEISLARFLIRCGMTCDEIGIPYMDKRYQAAELALLEKTCNDMGVPIPKIIEKPDNYNQIQRIYDLKPDLVITGMAHANPLEARGINTKWSVEFTFAQIHGFTNARDILELATRPLRRNNNLKELGWDKLVKESAKV; this comes from the coding sequence ATGACCGCTATTCAAGAACCGAGCGCTTTACAATTTGATTGTGAAACTGGCAACTATCACACCTTTTGTCCGATTAGCTGTGTCGCTTGGTTATACCAAAAAATCGAAGATAGTTTCTTCCTTGTTATCGGCACAAAAACCTGTGGTTACTTCCTGCAAAATGCTATGGGGGTGATGATTTTTGCCGAACCGCGTTATGCTATGGCTGAATTAGAAGAAGGGGATATTTCCGCTCAACTAAAAGACTACGAAGAATTAAAACGCCTCTGCTTACAAATTAAACGAGATAGAAACCCTAGCGTTATCGTTTTTATCGGTACTTGTACCACCGAAATTATCAAAATGGACTTGGAAGGATTAGCACCGAAACTAGAGTCAGAAATCGGTATTCCTATCGTGACAGCGCGCGCTAATGGTTTAGATTATGCTTTTACCCAAGGGGAAGATACCGTCCTCGCTGCCATGGTGCATAAATGTCCCGAAAAAGTTAAGCATGAAAACGACAAAGAAGAACGGAATGCCATCCAAAAACTCTTAACTTTTGGACGGAAAAAAGAAGAAATTAAACAGGAAGAATCGGAATATCAAGACCATACTCCTTTAGTTTTATTTGGTTCCGTTCCCGACCCGATTGTGACTAATTTAACCCTAGAATTGAAAAAACAAGGAGTTAAAATAGATGGTTGGTTGCCAGCAAAACGGTTTACCGAATTACCGGTAATTGAGGAAGGTTATTATGTCGCTGGTGTCAATCCTTTTCTATCACGAACTGCCACCACTTTAATGCGTCGTCGTAAGTGTAAATTAATTGGCGCACCCTTTCCCATCGGTCCGGATGGAACTCGCGCTTGGATAGAAAAAATCTGTTCGGTTTTGGGAGTACAACCCCAGGGATTAGAGGAAAGAGAGGCAAAAATTTGGGAAAGTTTAGAGGATTATCTGCAACTTGTGCGCGGTAAATCGGTCTTCTTTATGGGGGATAATTTACTAGAAATTTCTCTGGCACGTTTCCTAATTCGTTGCGGGATGACTTGTGATGAAATCGGTATTCCCTACATGGATAAACGCTACCAAGCAGCCGAATTAGCATTACTAGAAAAAACCTGTAATGATATGGGTGTTCCCATCCCGAAAATTATCGAAAAACCTGATAACTACAATCAGATTCAGCGCATTTACGACTTAAAACCCGATTTAGTGATTACAGGAATGGCCCATGCAAATCCCTTAGAAGCGCGGGGAATTAACACTAAATGGTCGGTAGAATTTACTTTTGCTCAAATCCACGGTTTTACCAATGCGCGAGATATTTTAGAGTTAGCTACTCGTCCCCTGCGTCGCAACAATAACCTCAAGGAATTGGGTTGGGATAAGTTAGTTAAAGAGTCAGCAAAAGTGTAA
- a CDS encoding DUF5331 domain-containing protein, with translation MSNFEELKANLPRQWLDYYQNNQAWIKCLMNSRGSWRKTPDGGKRPSADIIIAAATALEPKLSVWMYPLCQLSSDGDKLLEVLGLNFDSEKKELEKSEKELLISTSHTEDLNGFREKQLSVEKNKVIIFEELLKILPDKWLDYYQNNQSWIKSLMDSRGWWRKTSDGGKRPNFYIIIGAMTVLESQLSVWMYPFCQLNYDGDKLLEVLGLNFDPEKKQLEKKERALSNSVYPTEDPVLQKIRQELQRENLNKPS, from the coding sequence ATGAGCAACTTTGAGGAATTAAAAGCCAACTTACCGAGGCAATGGTTAGATTACTACCAAAATAATCAAGCTTGGATTAAGTGTTTAATGAATTCTAGAGGTTCGTGGCGAAAAACTCCCGACGGAGGTAAACGTCCTAGTGCTGACATAATTATAGCGGCAGCAACAGCTTTAGAACCTAAGTTATCAGTGTGGATGTATCCCTTGTGTCAACTTAGTTCCGATGGGGACAAACTGCTAGAAGTCTTAGGACTAAATTTTGATTCTGAAAAAAAGGAGTTGGAAAAATCGGAAAAAGAATTACTGATTTCTACTTCGCACACTGAAGATCTCAACGGATTCCGAGAAAAACAATTATCAGTCGAAAAAAACAAAGTAATTATTTTTGAGGAATTGCTAAAAATCTTACCCGATAAATGGTTAGATTACTACCAAAACAATCAATCTTGGATTAAGTCTTTAATGGATTCTAGAGGCTGGTGGCGAAAAACATCAGACGGAGGTAAACGTCCGAATTTTTACATCATTATAGGTGCAATGACCGTTTTAGAATCTCAATTATCAGTGTGGATGTATCCCTTTTGTCAGCTTAATTACGATGGAGACAAACTTCTAGAAGTTTTAGGATTAAACTTTGATCCTGAGAAGAAACAACTAGAAAAGAAAGAAAGAGCATTAAGTAATTCTGTATATCCTACTGAGGATCCTGTACTGCAAAAAATCCGCCAAGAGTTACAACGAGAAAACCTAAATAAACCAAGTTAA
- the bchL gene encoding ferredoxin:protochlorophyllide reductase (ATP-dependent) iron-sulfur ATP-binding protein — protein MPLTLAVYGKGGIGKSTTSCNISAALAKRGKKVLQIGCDPKHDSTFTLTGFLIPTIIDTLQEKDFHYEDIWPEDVIYDGYGGVKCVEAGGPPAGAGCGGYVVGETVKLLKELNAFDEFDVILFDVLGDVVCGGFAAPLNYADYCIIVTDNGFDALFAANRIAASVREKARTHPLRLAGLIGNRTSKRDLINKYVDHVPMPVLEVLPLIEDIRVSRVKGQTLFEMADKDPMLSYVCDYYLNIADQILAKPEGVIPKESADRELFTLLSDFYLNADKPKVNAEAELELMMV, from the coding sequence ATGCCTTTAACACTCGCAGTCTACGGAAAAGGTGGCATCGGTAAATCGACAACAAGCTGTAATATTTCGGCCGCTTTAGCCAAAAGAGGCAAAAAAGTCCTACAAATAGGCTGTGACCCCAAGCATGATAGCACCTTCACTCTGACAGGCTTTCTTATTCCCACAATCATCGATACCCTACAAGAAAAAGATTTTCACTACGAAGACATCTGGCCCGAAGACGTTATCTATGACGGTTACGGTGGTGTCAAATGTGTGGAAGCGGGTGGCCCTCCGGCCGGTGCCGGTTGTGGCGGTTACGTCGTCGGGGAAACGGTGAAATTATTAAAAGAATTGAACGCTTTTGATGAATTTGACGTGATTTTGTTCGATGTTTTGGGGGATGTGGTCTGTGGGGGATTTGCCGCACCCTTAAATTACGCCGATTACTGCATAATTGTCACGGATAACGGCTTTGATGCTCTTTTTGCCGCCAATCGCATCGCCGCTTCCGTCCGCGAAAAAGCGCGCACCCATCCCCTGCGACTAGCCGGATTAATTGGTAATCGCACCTCAAAACGCGATTTAATTAATAAATATGTGGATCATGTTCCCATGCCAGTGTTAGAAGTTTTACCCTTAATTGAAGATATTCGCGTCTCCAGAGTTAAAGGTCAAACTCTCTTTGAAATGGCCGACAAGGATCCGATGTTAAGTTACGTTTGTGACTATTATCTCAACATTGCCGATCAGATTTTAGCCAAACCAGAAGGAGTTATTCCCAAAGAATCTGCCGACCGGGAGTTATTCACTTTATTATCGGATTTCTATCTTAATGCCGATAAACCCAAAGTTAACGCCGAGGCAGAATTAGAGCTAATGATGGTTTAA